The sequence TTCATGATTTGCGGATTGTCGCGCTGGCGCTAATGGTGAATGGCGTGCTGCTCTGGTTGGGTGACCGTTTGCAGCGTGCGCGTGCGCATCGCGCGCCAGAGCAACTCACGTTTGGCCAGGCGTTTCTGGTGGGGCTGGCACAAGTCGGCGCGTTGATCCCGGGGTTCTCGCGCAGCGGGCTGACGATGATTGCCGGTAACGCCGCCGGTTTGAGCGCCGAAAAAGCCGCTGAATTTTCTTTCCTGCTCGGCACGCCGATTATCTTCGCGGCGGGCCTGCTGGAATTGCCCAAGCTGTTCCACGCGCCTGGGCAACTCGCCGACGCGCTGCTGGGCGGAGTGTTGACCGCGATCGCGGCGTATCTCAGCGTGCGTTTTCTGATGCGTTATTTCGAAGGGCGCGGCCGGCTGGCAACGTTCGGCGTGTATTGCATGATTGCGGGCGCGGGGTGTTTCGCATGGTTTTTGTGGCATGCGCCGGTCGCTTGATGCATGGCCCGGTGACGGGCCTCTGCCTGATTTAGTGGAGTCGTTCGGTTGCTGTGGGGTTCATCGAGCGTTTGAACCCCGTTTCATCGGTTAAGATAGCGGGCTTGCCTCCCCATAGTTCAACGGATAGAACACGGGTCTTCTAAACCTGAAATCGAGGTTCGATTCCTCGTGGGGGGGCCAGATGTCATG is a genomic window of Paraburkholderia bonniea containing:
- a CDS encoding undecaprenyl-diphosphate phosphatase, with amino-acid sequence MSLLFLIFLSVLQGVTELFPVSSLGHTLLVPALFGMHIDKHAPQLLPFLVALHLGTAFALLWYFRKRWVALVRGFCGSLAGRRNDDGHMMWALIIGTIPTGLVGLLLEKRIEQVFHDLRIVALALMVNGVLLWLGDRLQRARAHRAPEQLTFGQAFLVGLAQVGALIPGFSRSGLTMIAGNAAGLSAEKAAEFSFLLGTPIIFAAGLLELPKLFHAPGQLADALLGGVLTAIAAYLSVRFLMRYFEGRGRLATFGVYCMIAGAGCFAWFLWHAPVA